In Quercus robur chromosome 10, dhQueRobu3.1, whole genome shotgun sequence, a genomic segment contains:
- the LOC126701766 gene encoding uncharacterized protein LOC126701766 isoform X1, translated as MEVAELDEALKVLDSSLSLIKWRLKSQSKRRLEIDIQALCTGMRPVVMIDYGGKMPELQERLCALIKLIQKQSPIFEHLKVMVIEDMIYLIHVKGLSEYVRSSLSLEAPLLFVDLEHDPPKMITQAENSPVGMQLISIQKFFSTLFPQDGIKDDLLSCHRTESMGDATSSTHELVTSQSSEFIDLSSCMHDTLVTVPTLNGWLLGYPVVYLFSTEHIADAIYNLSTKSLRIFKILVCRNAAHSKGSQLEELLSFSVPYDLSMGGSKEQWAEAFLAHMQEKWERCRPAWSSLQMEVSECYPQAIVL; from the exons atGGAGGTAGCAGAATTGGATGAAGCACTCAAAGTGTTGgactcttctctttctctcatcaaATGGCGCCTCAAATCTCAATCTAAGCGCCGACTTGAAATAG ACATACAGGCATTATGTACAGGAATGAGGCCGGTTGTAATGATAGACTATGGTGGAAAGATGCCTGAACTGCAGGAACGACTATGTGCACTTATTAAACTTATTCAAAAG CAGTCACCCATTTTTGAGCATCTGAAAGTAATGGTTATAGAAGATATGATATATCTAATTCATGTGAAAGGGCTTTCTGAGTATGTTAGGTCAAGCTTGAGCTTAGAAGCACCTCTGCTTTTTGTGGACCTTGAACATGACCCTCCCAAG ATGATAACACAAGCAGAAAATAGCCCAGTAGGAATGCAGCTTATATCAATTCAGAAGTTTTTCTCTACTCTATTTCCTCAAGATGGAATAAAAGATGATCTCTTGTCATGTCACAGGACAGAATCTATGGGTGATGCCACATCTTCTACCCATGAGCTTGTCACTTCTCAGTCTTCTGAATTTATTGATCTTAGTAGCTGCATGCATGATACACTGGTCACTGTGCCAACTTTAAATGG ATGGCTTCTTGGTTATCCAGTAGTGTACTTGTTCAGCACAGAGCACATTGCCGATGCTATATATAATCTTTCCACCAAGTCTCTTCGTATCTTCAAAATATTAGTCTGCAG GAATGCTGCCCACAGTAAAGGATCTCAGCTGGAAGAACTGCTGAG TTTTTCGGTGCCTTATGATCTAAGCATGGGTGGGAGCAAGGAACAATGGGCAGAGGCATTTCTGGCTCATATGCAGGAAAAGTGGGAAAGATGTAGGCCAGCTTGGAGTTCTTTGCAGATGGAGGTTAGTGAATGCTATCCACAAGCCATTGTTTTGTAA
- the LOC126701766 gene encoding uncharacterized protein LOC126701766 isoform X7, producing the protein MEVAELDEALKVLDSSLSLIKWRLKSQSKRRLEIDIQALCTGMRPVVMIDYGGKMPELQERLCALIKLIQKMITQAENSPVGMQLISIQKFFSTLFPQDGIKDDLLSCHRTESMGDATSSTHELVTSQSSEFIDLSSCMHDTLVTVPTLNGWLLGYPVVYLFSTEHIADAIYNLSTKSLRIFKILVCRNAAHSKGSQLEELLSFSVPYDLSMGGSKEQWAEAFLAHMQEKWERCRPAWSSLQMEVSECYPQAIVL; encoded by the exons atGGAGGTAGCAGAATTGGATGAAGCACTCAAAGTGTTGgactcttctctttctctcatcaaATGGCGCCTCAAATCTCAATCTAAGCGCCGACTTGAAATAG ACATACAGGCATTATGTACAGGAATGAGGCCGGTTGTAATGATAGACTATGGTGGAAAGATGCCTGAACTGCAGGAACGACTATGTGCACTTATTAAACTTATTCAAAAG ATGATAACACAAGCAGAAAATAGCCCAGTAGGAATGCAGCTTATATCAATTCAGAAGTTTTTCTCTACTCTATTTCCTCAAGATGGAATAAAAGATGATCTCTTGTCATGTCACAGGACAGAATCTATGGGTGATGCCACATCTTCTACCCATGAGCTTGTCACTTCTCAGTCTTCTGAATTTATTGATCTTAGTAGCTGCATGCATGATACACTGGTCACTGTGCCAACTTTAAATGG ATGGCTTCTTGGTTATCCAGTAGTGTACTTGTTCAGCACAGAGCACATTGCCGATGCTATATATAATCTTTCCACCAAGTCTCTTCGTATCTTCAAAATATTAGTCTGCAG GAATGCTGCCCACAGTAAAGGATCTCAGCTGGAAGAACTGCTGAG TTTTTCGGTGCCTTATGATCTAAGCATGGGTGGGAGCAAGGAACAATGGGCAGAGGCATTTCTGGCTCATATGCAGGAAAAGTGGGAAAGATGTAGGCCAGCTTGGAGTTCTTTGCAGATGGAGGTTAGTGAATGCTATCCACAAGCCATTGTTTTGTAA
- the LOC126701766 gene encoding uncharacterized protein LOC126701766 isoform X4, giving the protein MEVAELDEALKVLDSSLSLIKWRLKSQSKRRLEIDIQALCTGMRPVVMIDYGGKMPELQERLCALIKLIQKSPIFEHLKVMVIEDMIYLIHVKGLSEYVRSSLSLEAPLLFVDLEHDPPKMITQAENSPVGMQLISIQKFFSTLFPQDGIKDDLLSCHRTESMGDATSSTHELVTSQSSEFIDLSSCMHDTLVTVPTLNGWLLGYPVVYLFSTEHIADAIYNLSTKSLRIFKILVCRNAAHSKGSQLEELLSFSVPYDLSMGGSKEQWAEAFLAHMQEKWERCRPAWSSLQMEVSECYPQAIVL; this is encoded by the exons atGGAGGTAGCAGAATTGGATGAAGCACTCAAAGTGTTGgactcttctctttctctcatcaaATGGCGCCTCAAATCTCAATCTAAGCGCCGACTTGAAATAG ACATACAGGCATTATGTACAGGAATGAGGCCGGTTGTAATGATAGACTATGGTGGAAAGATGCCTGAACTGCAGGAACGACTATGTGCACTTATTAAACTTATTCAAAAG TCACCCATTTTTGAGCATCTGAAAGTAATGGTTATAGAAGATATGATATATCTAATTCATGTGAAAGGGCTTTCTGAGTATGTTAGGTCAAGCTTGAGCTTAGAAGCACCTCTGCTTTTTGTGGACCTTGAACATGACCCTCCCAAG ATGATAACACAAGCAGAAAATAGCCCAGTAGGAATGCAGCTTATATCAATTCAGAAGTTTTTCTCTACTCTATTTCCTCAAGATGGAATAAAAGATGATCTCTTGTCATGTCACAGGACAGAATCTATGGGTGATGCCACATCTTCTACCCATGAGCTTGTCACTTCTCAGTCTTCTGAATTTATTGATCTTAGTAGCTGCATGCATGATACACTGGTCACTGTGCCAACTTTAAATGG ATGGCTTCTTGGTTATCCAGTAGTGTACTTGTTCAGCACAGAGCACATTGCCGATGCTATATATAATCTTTCCACCAAGTCTCTTCGTATCTTCAAAATATTAGTCTGCAG GAATGCTGCCCACAGTAAAGGATCTCAGCTGGAAGAACTGCTGAG TTTTTCGGTGCCTTATGATCTAAGCATGGGTGGGAGCAAGGAACAATGGGCAGAGGCATTTCTGGCTCATATGCAGGAAAAGTGGGAAAGATGTAGGCCAGCTTGGAGTTCTTTGCAGATGGAGGTTAGTGAATGCTATCCACAAGCCATTGTTTTGTAA
- the LOC126701379 gene encoding fructokinase-2 has translation MAPNGVIEKTGAGLIVSFGEMLIDFVPTVSGVSLAEAPGFLKAPGGAPANVAIAVSRLGGKAAFVGKLGDDEFGHMLAGILRENGVVDEGINFDKGARTALAFVTLRADGEREFMFYRNPSADMLLTPDELNLDLIRSAKVFHYGSISLIVEPCRTAHLKAMEVAKDAGLLLSYDPNLRLPLWPSPEEARVQIKSIWDKADLIKVSDVELEFLTGSNKIDDESAMSLWHPNLKLLLVTLGDLGCRYYTKNFHGEVEAFRVNTVDTTGAGDSFVGALLCKIVDDQSILEDEPRLRAVLKFANACGAITTTKKGAIPALPTESDALSLIKGGA, from the exons ATGGCTCCCAATGGCGTTATTGAAAAGACCGGAGCCGGCTTGATCGTCTCGTTCGGCGAGATGCTCATCGACTTCGTCCCGACCGTGTCCGGCGTGTCGCTCGCCGAGGCTCCGGGATTCCTCAAGGCTCCCGGCGGCGCTCCGGCCAACGTGGCGATCGCCGTCTCGAGGCTCGGAGGGAAAGCGGCGTTCGTCGGGAAACTCGGCGACGACGAGTTCGGGCACATGCTGGCCGGAATTCTGAGGGAAAACGGCGTCGTCGACGAAGGGATCAACTTCGACAAGGGCGCGCGCACGGCGCTCGCGTTCGTGACTCTACGCGCCGACGGAGAGCGCGAGTTCATGTTTTACAGAAACCCTAGCGCCGATATGCTCCTCACTCCCGACGAACTCAATCTTGATCTCATTCGATCC gCCAAAGTTTTTCACTATGGATCCATAAGCTTGATTGTGGAGCCATGCAGAACAGCACACCTAAAGGCAATGGAGGTGGCCAAAGATGCTGGTCTCCTGCTCTCCTATGACCCCAACCTCCGGCTACCACTGTGGCCATCGCCGGAGGAGGCCCGTGTGCAGATTAAGAGCATTTGGGATAAGGCTGATTTGATCAAAGttagtgatgtggagcttgagTTCCTCACAGGGAGTAATAAGATTGATGACGAATCTGCAATGTCACTGTGGCACCCCAACTTGAAGCTCCTCCTTGTCACTCTTGGTGACTTGGGCTGCAGATACTATACCAAG AACTTCCATGGAGAGGTAGAGGCTTTCCGTGTCAACACAGTGGATACAACTGGTGCTGGAGATTCATTTGTTGGTGCCCTACTCTGCAAGATCGTTGATGACCAATCCATACTAGAA GATGAACCAAGATTGAGGGCCGTTCTCAAATTTGCAAATGCATGTGGAGCCATTACAACTACCAAAAAGGGAGCAATCCCTGCCCTTCCAACCGAGTCTGATGCCCTCAGCCTGATTAAAGGAGGAGCTTAA